GATGTAATAGAATGGAAAATGGTTGAGCATGATACAAAGTATCTGATGATTAACCAGATTCCCTATTCGTTCTATCCAGAACAGCACGAGGAAATTCAGAAACAAGAAAATATTACAAAGCATTATCTGGAATCATCACTGCCGGATGAAGCTGATCAGCAGACTTTCTGGCAGTATCTCGGTTATTGCATGACTACAGATACACGTTTTCAAAAATTTTTGATGATTAAAGGAAAAGGCGGCACAGGAAAATCAGTGGCAATAGCGTTGATTCAGCACATTGTTGGAATAGAAAATTGTTCCAGTATTTCCCTTCAAGATTTAAACAAACGATTTTATGCTACCGGTTTATTTGGAAAACAATTAAATGCCTGCGCAGATATTCCCTGTACAGCTATGCAAAGTGTAGATATTATCAAAAAAGCTGTTGGGGAGGATACCTTACTTTATGAAAAAAAGGGGCAAGACCCGACACAATTTCACAGCTATGCAAAGCTGCTGTTTTCCGCCAACGAAATGCCGCTGAATCTGGATGACAAAACAAATGCGTACTATCGCCGTTTACTTGTACTGGATATGAACCGTTTGGTTTCAACGTCAGAAAAAGATACCATGCTGAAAGAAAAAATATACAAAGAAGCAGACTATGCAATTCACATGGGAATTGCCGCATTGAAACAATTATATGCAGACAATCATTTTTGCGAATCTCTTCACAGCCGGGAATGTATTGAGGAGCTTTATCGTTCTGCTGACAGCGTAAAAGCATTTCTGGATGAAAAAATATGTCGGCAAAAAGGAGCAAAACTAAAGCGGAGCGAGCTGTATCAGCTTTATACAAAGTTTTGTGAGGAAAATGATCGGCAGGCACATGGTAAATCTGTATTTTTCCGCATGATGTCAGACAAAGGATACACTCTTAAACGGGACTGCAACGGTTTCTATTATGATAATCTATCGCTGAAGGATGAGGATTTTGTGAAAGTTGACAGTACGGAGGGGATTCCGTTTGAGCAAATGGAGTTGGTGACAAAATAAAAAAGCAGGTGCAATTTTTATGACAAAATTGATGATAAAAAGAAATGCTTAGAGTATTGAAAACACCGTACAGTGACAAAAATGATAAAATGAATCTCGTTCAGAGAGAAATAAAATGTTCTTATGGAAACTGATAAAATGTGTTGTCATTTTTAACATTCTGGCATAAAAAAATAGTGCGCCGGAACATCAGCAGCACTATTTCAGTTTCAATATGTCGTTTGGTGTGCAATCAAGGTACTCACACAATCTGGCAAGTATCGCCAGATCAATACGGGATACTTTGTTTTTGCAGTAATTATTGAGCTGTGTCCGCTGTAATTTACAAGCGGCACAGACTTTATTTTTACTCACATTTTTTACCTTCAACAGATTTTCTAAATCAATATAAATATCCATAAGTATGTCCATCCTCTTTTGTTTGAATTATAAATATATCTGTATCAGAAAATAAGCTGTATTACTGTACTCTGTATTAAAATACAGGTATTTAAAGATATGAGGTTGTTTAAGAGAATGGTTGATAAAACTATATAATAAATGCTGCCGGAGGATTCCAGCAGCATTATCGCAGTTTTAATATATCGTTGGGGGTACAGTCCAGAAACTCACACAATCTGGCGAGGATAGCAAAATCTATTCTGGAAACCTTATTCTTGCAGTAATTGTTTAACTGTGTTCTTTGTAGATGGCAGGCTTCACAGACTTTATTTTTACTGACCTGTTTTACTTTTATGAGATTCTCTAAATCAATAAAAATTTCCATATCAATCAACCCTTTTCTATGATTATACATACATCTGTATTGCAAAATAAGCTGTATTATAATAGACTGTATTAAAATACAGGTATAAGGAGAGAGTATAATGAGGAAAAAGTGGATTATTGGTATTGTAGTGACTATAATTATTGTGTGCGGAGCGTTATGGTATTATTACTCACAATATAGTGGAGAAATGGATGTGTATAATACTCATTCAACGGTATTTGGAGATTACCACGAAGAAAATATTACGGTTATAGTAAATAAACCACATATAGAGGACATTCAGGCGTGTGCGGAAGAAATCGTGGAAAGATGCAGAAATAATGATTTTGACAGTGTATTATTCAGCTATGACGAGTCGATCCCAAATGAATTACACGCTACCGCATATCTGAATGAAAGGGATTTGAAAAGAGGTAAGGCGATATTCTCACTTAGTTATGAGCAGGAAACTTTAAACAGTGAGTATAATATTGTGGAGCATCCGGAAAAATTTAAGCTGAAAATATCAGAAGAAAATTAAAAAGCACCGTATTTTGAGAAGAACTGTGTGAAAAAGCATGGTTCTTTTTTTATGCAATTTTATTTCGGAATATAACCGGACGTTGCCAAAAGGTATACCCGCAGGGCACGATGTCCCATACCTTTTAAGCGGCAACTGTTTTTTCACTGGAGCGACATATCATATGCGGCTTTTTTAGACAGACCGTTAGAGAAATGCTGACGGAAGTAAAAAGCCCGTTCGCTCTCCGAGGGCACCTCTCGAAATCATCCACCGGATAATTTCTGGCAGTGGGCCTTAAGGCATTCGCTGACGCTCACGCCATCCAGCAGCCGAGCGGTCAATTTGTTGCCCGCTCGGCTGCATGTAATATTTGCCGGATTTGTCCGCCAAATATTATCGCCGTTTGTGCTGTTAAATGTGCAAACGGCATTAAAAACATATCAACCGAAAGAAAGGAGATTTATTATGGGAATTGCAAAGGAAGTATGCAGAATTGAAAAAATCAAATCTGTAGGTGCGCTAGGTAGCGCATACGAGCATAATTTACGATTAAAAGACATTACTAATGCTGATGAAACAAGGACGGCGTATAATATTGAAATGACGAGCCGACCTTCCGGAAAATCATATGTGGATTGTTTCCATGAAAAAATAGATGAATCCACATGGTATCAAAATGATCGCCATAAAATTGCCAAAAACGCTATTTACGCCGTTGAATTTATGCTGACATTTGGTCATGAAGCGAAAGGAAAGGTAGATATTGAAACATGGTGTAAAGATAATATGGATTGGCTGGAAAAGCATTTTGGTGGAGCTGACAATGTTGTTTCTGCCATTTTGCACCTTGATGAACGTACTCCACATATACACACCATCGTGATTCCTCTGGACGAAAAAGGCAAATTAAATTATACAAAGTATTTAGGTGGTTCTAAATATCGTCTGTCTGAATTGCAGGATTGCTACCATGAAGAGGTTGGATCAAAACACAATCTTGACCGGGGTGATAAAGGAAGTAAAGCACGTCATCAAGACGTTGACAATTTTTATTCTATGGTTAATGAAGCAGTTGCCGTACAGGAACTACCGGAGCCAGTACAGAAGGAAGGATTTTTCAAAAAGGGTGAAACAGCGAAAGAATATCAAGAGCGTATTACGCCGCTTGTTCAAAAAGCTCAATCTGTTGCACTGGCAAAGCAGGCAGAAAATAAGCTGCTGAAACAGCGAATTGCAAATATTGAACATTTGCAGGAAGGCGTGGTTCCTGTCGAAGAATATCAAAAGTTGGAAGAGGATTTATCAGAGATTAAGCAAGAATTAAAAAATGAAAAAAGAGATTCTCAATTTCATAGAAGCTGGGCGCTTGAAACGCAGCAAAAGTTGGATGAACAAGAGCGATCATTTCCTCAAAAAATTGCCGAAGCCGTCAAAGCCGCAACGGAATCATTACAGGAATTATATGATAATCTGCTGGATAAATACCGTTGTCTGAAAAGAAAATTTGATAGATTATCGGCTGATTATGACATTCTATCGGATTCCTATGATGAAATTCGGGATAAATACAATCGTCTGAAAGAAAGCTCATCCAATATAGAGCAGATAAAATATGATTGGGAACTGATGTATGTGATGTTGGACAACAGGGGACTTTCAGACAAATTTAAAAAGTGCCGGGATGCACATATCAATGGATATACCAGTATGGAGGAACGGTTGGAGTTTGGAAAACAAAAAAGCGAACAGCATAATCGACAACGACAGATTTCAAGAGCGGAAACTGGAAAGAATATGCGTTATTGTGATACGAGATAGATAAAAATTAATAGTGTGTTTTTTTACAGTATGTTAAAATGATTTGAGAATGAAAAAAGATGAGGAGCTTCTTGTATAATTCAAATATAAGGAATTCCGCGAAAGAAGGTTGAGAAAAAAATACCTCAGTGTAAAATAAGATTACTGACTTTGCACGGTTAGTAAAAAATCTTATTGAACAGAGAGGTATCTGAAATGAATTATAACACACAGAACGCAAAAATTGCATCTATTACGGAAAAAACTTTAATTGTTGGGATCGATGTTGGAAGTGAAACTCATTATGCAAGGGCTTTTGATTGGCGAAATTACGAGTACTCAAAAAAGCCGTTTGCTTTCAACAATGATGAAGCCGGGTTTGCTTCATTTAAGGCATGGATGGAAGATATAGCAGAGAAGCATGGGAAAGAGGCGGTGATTCCAGGGATGGAACCTACCGGTCATTACTGGCTGAACCTTGGAGCGTACCTGCAGGAACAGGGAATGAAGCCGGTGCATGTGAATCCGCATCATGTAAAGAAGTCCAAAGAACTGGATGATAACAACCCGAACAAGAATGACCGTAAGGATCCAAAACAATTGCGGGACTGGTAAATGAAGGAAGATTTTCGTATCCGTATATCCCTACAGGAATATACGCAGAGATTAGAAATCTGTCAAATCTTCGTATTCAGACGCAGGAAGAACTTACAAGGATCAAAAACCGGATTGTCCGATGGTTCTGCATTTATTTTCCGGAAATAAAAGACGTTTATAAAAGTCCGGACGCGGTAAGCGGGATGATGGTGATTAAAAATGGCACCGCTGCCATGTGATATCAAAGAACTAGGCGTAGATGGTGTGAATCGTGTATGGAGGGATGCAAAGCTGAAGGGCGCTGGCTTAAAGAGGGCAAGGACCCTGGTATCAGCTGCGGAGCACAGCATCGGAAGTACGGAAGCACCGGGAAGTGCCAGAATAGAGATCCGAAACCTGTTGAACGATTACGAAGTATATAAAAACAGAATGGATGATCTGATGCAGAGATAGAAGAAAACTTTCAGAGATCCCATACATTGATAAACTGATGGAGATCAAGGGAATCGGTTTAAAAACCGTAAGTTGTTTTATTGCAGAGGTGGGTGACATTTGTCGTTTTGATAACTCCAAAGCAGCTGCAGAAACTGGCAGGTTATGCCATTGTTGCAGACAGTTCCGGCAAACACAACGGAGAAAGCCGCATCAGCCACAGGGGAAGAAAGCGCCTGAGGTATGCATTGTATGAAGCTGCGATATCTGGTGTGATAGCAAAGAACAAAGAGTTTAAAGAAATTTAAGAGACTATTACAGGAGAAGAGCCAGAATCCTTTGAAGAAGATGCAGTCTGTCATAGCGATTGCGTGTAAGCTGATCAAGATCTTCACACGATATTAACAAAAGGTGTAGATTATGATGGTCAGAAGATGCTGAGTGATATCGTAAGACCGGAAACTATAATGGCAGCATAAAAATATCGTGAAACAGTATATCGTGGTTGGCCTGAAAGCATTTGAGTAAAGAATGCCCGAATGCTGAGACTGGCCACGGTAGCTGGAAGTATA
This is a stretch of genomic DNA from Marvinbryantia formatexigens DSM 14469. It encodes these proteins:
- a CDS encoding helix-turn-helix domain-containing protein, whose amino-acid sequence is MEIFIDLENLIKVKQVSKNKVCEACHLQRTQLNNYCKNKVSRIDFAILARLCEFLDCTPNDILKLR
- a CDS encoding helix-turn-helix domain-containing protein, yielding MDIYIDLENLLKVKNVSKNKVCAACKLQRTQLNNYCKNKVSRIDLAILARLCEYLDCTPNDILKLK
- the mobV gene encoding MobV family relaxase — its product is MGIAKEVCRIEKIKSVGALGSAYEHNLRLKDITNADETRTAYNIEMTSRPSGKSYVDCFHEKIDESTWYQNDRHKIAKNAIYAVEFMLTFGHEAKGKVDIETWCKDNMDWLEKHFGGADNVVSAILHLDERTPHIHTIVIPLDEKGKLNYTKYLGGSKYRLSELQDCYHEEVGSKHNLDRGDKGSKARHQDVDNFYSMVNEAVAVQELPEPVQKEGFFKKGETAKEYQERITPLVQKAQSVALAKQAENKLLKQRIANIEHLQEGVVPVEEYQKLEEDLSEIKQELKNEKRDSQFHRSWALETQQKLDEQERSFPQKIAEAVKAATESLQELYDNLLDKYRCLKRKFDRLSADYDILSDSYDEIRDKYNRLKESSSNIEQIKYDWELMYVMLDNRGLSDKFKKCRDAHINGYTSMEERLEFGKQKSEQHNRQRQISRAETGKNMRYCDTR
- a CDS encoding DNA primase family protein, yielding MNKKFLKHYMTTEPKTTEQKYIFLVDNENIAMNIVASGYLAVTLIPDNDAYYSIDSFLMYMDEIAFMGKCRSDYCYVPACASKKANDILEAYFKQEYLQFRVGWTLFKNKEYLEKMENQKELKAILSDFIMRFERKPSEQPDLNRFHKFNEQGKRIGVLDMEIVDYLIQTIPFFIIGSTPYIYCHGYYQEDSNGILLKSHIQKLLFRDCIKSSTIQSIYNLLVSQPQIQKKFSDLNNQPTHWINFKNGYFDVIEWKMVEHDTKYLMINQIPYSFYPEQHEEIQKQENITKHYLESSLPDEADQQTFWQYLGYCMTTDTRFQKFLMIKGKGGTGKSVAIALIQHIVGIENCSSISLQDLNKRFYATGLFGKQLNACADIPCTAMQSVDIIKKAVGEDTLLYEKKGQDPTQFHSYAKLLFSANEMPLNLDDKTNAYYRRLLVLDMNRLVSTSEKDTMLKEKIYKEADYAIHMGIAALKQLYADNHFCESLHSRECIEELYRSADSVKAFLDEKICRQKGAKLKRSELYQLYTKFCEENDRQAHGKSVFFRMMSDKGYTLKRDCNGFYYDNLSLKDEDFVKVDSTEGIPFEQMELVTK